Proteins from a single region of Amycolatopsis sp. CA-230715:
- the pdxT gene encoding pyridoxal 5'-phosphate synthase glutaminase subunit PdxT encodes MPVDRPVVGVLALQGDVREHLAMLTGAGATALPVRRPAELSEVDGLVLPGGESTTMSRLLETFELLEPLRERIAAGLPAFGSCAGMILLAREVLDGRPDQRQLGGLDVVVRRNAFGRQVDSFESDLDFAGLGAPGEAPLHAVFIRAPWVERTGDGVEVLARVPDTPAAGDAAARIVAVRQGAVLATAFHPELTGDERVHRLFVGMVRDRVPA; translated from the coding sequence GTGCCGGTGGACAGGCCAGTGGTCGGAGTGCTCGCGCTGCAGGGGGACGTGCGCGAGCACCTCGCCATGCTGACCGGTGCGGGCGCCACCGCGCTGCCCGTCCGGCGCCCGGCCGAACTGTCCGAAGTGGACGGTCTGGTGCTGCCGGGCGGCGAGTCCACCACGATGTCGCGCCTGCTCGAAACGTTCGAGCTGCTCGAACCGCTGCGCGAGCGCATCGCGGCCGGGCTGCCCGCGTTCGGGTCGTGCGCGGGCATGATCCTGCTCGCGCGCGAAGTGCTCGACGGCAGGCCGGATCAGCGCCAGCTCGGCGGGCTCGACGTCGTCGTGCGCCGCAACGCCTTCGGGCGGCAGGTCGACTCGTTCGAGTCCGACCTGGACTTCGCCGGTCTCGGCGCACCGGGCGAGGCGCCGCTGCACGCCGTCTTCATCCGCGCGCCGTGGGTCGAGCGGACCGGCGACGGCGTCGAAGTGCTCGCACGGGTACCGGACACCCCTGCCGCCGGGGACGCTGCCGCTAGGATCGTCGCGGTCAGGCAGGGAGCAGTGCTCGCCACCGCGTTCCACCCGGAGCTCACGGGGGACGAGCGCGTGCACCGGCTGTTCGTCGGCATGGTACGAGACCGCGTTCCCGCGTAG
- a CDS encoding YebC/PmpR family DNA-binding transcriptional regulator, with translation MSGHSKWATTKHKKANLDAKRGKLFARLIKNIEVAARTGGSDPDGNPTLYDAIAKAKRNSVPADNIERARKRGGGEEAGGADWQTITYEGYGPNGVAVLIECLTDNKNRAAMEVRTALTRNNGSLADPGSVAYLFNRKGVVLMPKNDLSEDDVLMAVLDAGAEEVNDLGESFEIISEATDLVAVRKALQEAEYDYESADMSFLPSMTVALEADGAKKVFNLIDALEDCDDVQNVYANFDVSDEVLAEVG, from the coding sequence ATGAGCGGCCACTCCAAGTGGGCCACCACCAAGCACAAGAAGGCCAACCTCGACGCGAAGCGCGGCAAGCTCTTCGCGAGGTTGATCAAGAACATCGAGGTGGCGGCGCGCACCGGCGGCAGTGACCCCGACGGGAACCCGACTCTCTACGACGCGATCGCCAAGGCCAAGCGCAACTCGGTTCCCGCGGACAACATCGAGCGCGCGCGCAAGCGCGGCGGCGGCGAGGAAGCGGGCGGCGCGGACTGGCAGACGATCACCTACGAGGGCTACGGCCCCAACGGTGTCGCGGTGCTGATCGAGTGCCTGACCGACAACAAGAACCGGGCCGCGATGGAGGTGCGCACCGCCTTGACGCGCAACAACGGTTCGCTCGCCGACCCGGGTTCGGTCGCCTACCTGTTCAACCGCAAGGGTGTCGTGCTCATGCCGAAGAACGACCTGAGCGAGGACGACGTGCTGATGGCCGTTCTCGACGCCGGCGCCGAAGAGGTCAACGATCTCGGCGAGAGCTTCGAGATCATCTCCGAGGCGACCGATCTGGTCGCGGTGCGGAAAGCCTTGCAGGAAGCCGAATACGACTACGAGTCGGCGGACATGAGCTTCCTGCCGTCGATGACCGTGGCGCTCGAAGCCGACGGTGCCAAGAAGGTGTTCAACCTGATCGACGCGCTCGAGGACTGCGACGACGTCCAGAACGTGTATGCGAACTTCGACGTG